The sequence below is a genomic window from Glycine max cultivar Williams 82 chromosome 20, Glycine_max_v4.0, whole genome shotgun sequence.
CAGAATCAACTTCAAGGTTTCTCCTCCTAAGGTTAGAGAATTTGATAAAGAAAGGAACAGGTATATGGCAAATAGGGTGTCTCCAAGAAATAGGCCATGGACTAGAAAAACAGTACTATTCCCCAACCCTTTGTTCCTCTCCACTCATTCCTCTTCACAGCAACAGTTTTGCAAGACAAGGTCACCTATCATAACAAGAAATAGAGGAACAACATCacacaagtttttgatcaaGTCTCCATCTTCGCCATCAGGGCCACAACAGTTTAGCAAGACCAGGTCTCCTGTCATAACAAGAAATAGGGGTGGAACACCacacaagtttttgatcaaGTCTCCATCTTCAGCTTCCAAATTTCAAGTCCAGATCAAAAAAAGTCCACCAACTGTGTCTATTTCACCAACAAAACCTGCAAGGTTGAGCAGAAGTCCTCCCAAGAGATCCACTTCCACTGCATCCAAATTCCGTCGATCTTTCTCTCCTTCAAGAATAGCATCCAGATTAGTATCACTCTCACCATTAAGGACCAGGAAAACTGTACAGAAAAATGATGGGTTTGTAAGTGGACTCAAACAGCGCCCGCTATCATCAGTGCAATACCCTGCTTGAGGAATTTAATAACACATTAATAGTGCTATGCTCTCTGGCTACTTTGTcactttgttgtattttttagtCACCATGTCCATTCTTGATGTCCATAACTGTGCTGTGCTCTTGTGGTTTTTCCTTTTTGGTGGTTTCAGGTTGTGTGAGGATTTCTCTTTAATGTCCATAGcattttttttcccattcatttcattcaaggaaaatcacaattcaatgcCAACTCTTTTTTTAGAGGAAATTCAATGCCAACTATTCTTTGTTCATTGCAAAAAACTCTCTTATTTTCAGTGTTTGTGAAACATTTCCAGGATGTTTGCGGTCCATAATCATCACCTATTCTATAATACCGTCACACCCTCCTTTTTCTGAGTAAACTTTCGTATTATAAAGAGATCTGTCATTTTAGCCGCtgcttttataaaatttgaataaactgtTGTTCATGAATGCCATCCTCTCTCCTAAATATTCTTTAAACTAATGAAATTGTTCAAGTAGTTTGAGAGTGTCCTTTAAAGGAGATGCCATGTAGGCATACAATTATTGCCACATCTTTTAAAGGAGATAACGCTAAGATTACaagtatggattttttttaagatctaCAAGTATTAATGTTACTCAAGGCAGACTTATGAGTTGTGTTATAGCTATGGCATTAGTCTAATTAATGTACAAGACATGTGACCTTTTGTAGAATATGAATAATGCTCCCAATccaatataaaagaaaacttagatggagtttgattttgagtgtttttgtttttatttataaaaaaaaaaacatgagcgaaaatatatttgtttaaaatttaaaaatatttttataaatatatccaaaattaaaaataacacatcaacatttttattttaaaaaaataaataaaaatgcgtTAGCACATGGAGTACTTTTttcttgatatatattttataaatcttaaaaatttaaaattaaaattattttcagaaaataaacacTGCCTATGcctaggaagaaaaaaaaacaataagaatAAGAAAGGTGAACGAGGatctaattctaaaaaaaattaataattcataaaggTGTATTGAATGACCAAAACGGATGCAAAATAAGGTTGCAAAAGTCGAACTATCAATCCAACTACTTGAGCTCATAAAGTAATTTATTCCCTGTTATGTTATGCTTTGATATACTATTTTGTTTACAATTGTATTCATGTTAATGTTATGATATGAAATACTGtgagaattatacaataaatgtttatatgtatttttagaGAAAGCCAAAGAAAGTACTCAACCAACTGGTGCTGGTAGCACAAAGGGATTCAAAAGTGTATTTGgtcgaatttttttttacacaactgtttaaatatctaacttttaataattttatgtgtaaaattaGATATATGATATACTACTAGAAGAAAATTAAGCATAtatcaacttaaaaaatatatttttcttattatatcaAGTAGGTATTTGACTAAGGGAGAACAATAAATTTAAGACCTTGATTGCTTACCGCATATTAGGAAGTATTTGGCCATTAAGAGAATGATCCCGATCCTACAATTCACTC
It includes:
- the LOC100789005 gene encoding microtubule-binding protein TANGLED; the protein is MVARTPPKQKKLLAALNPVLIKETLNKVDQCVARLQELQYTVTGGTKVVSGVTLSPRSTRGYLRTSLRCKQESLRIKNGASRRSPVGKFPANTGEWKRMSLPAMLVGETVGEILQASQFAREIVSAVGKKTDPEDPKTPMSQRSNKKVELENTQLRARRKKEKQTKAQNDGSPSLQRARSRINFKVSPPKVREFDKERNRYMANRVSPRNRPWTRKTVLFPNPLFLSTHSSSQQQFCKTRSPIITRNRGTTSHKFLIKSPSSPSGPQQFSKTRSPVITRNRGGTPHKFLIKSPSSASKFQVQIKKSPPTVSISPTKPARLSRSPPKRSTSTASKFRRSFSPSRIASRLVSLSPLRTRKTVQKNDGFVSGLKQRPLSSVQYPA